A single region of the Micropterus dolomieu isolate WLL.071019.BEF.003 ecotype Adirondacks linkage group LG02, ASM2129224v1, whole genome shotgun sequence genome encodes:
- the si:ch211-278a6.1 gene encoding SRC kinase signaling inhibitor 1, translating to MENAGKPSDPERGGSHMISTDDLEYPREYRTLGNSARRFSNVGLVHTSEHRHTVSAAQSLEALTNLHKADMERKRDAFMDHLKSKYQQQQQLQQHPHHSPHHNPPSPSPSHTSMRGTSERSAREQQQPNYWSFKSRSPRHSQSTQSGLADQAAKLSFASAESLETMSEADIPLGFNRMNRFRQSLPLSRSASQNKLRSPDEYSGVLFLQYGDETRRVHITHELSSIDTLHALIVHMFPQKLTAGMLKSPNTAILIKDEARNVFYELEDVRDIQDRSIIKIFRKEPIYASYPAAAHLANGDLRREMVYSSRDSSPTRRLNTLPSSTASASSGSPSRSRLSYSGGRPPSFAGSHPQHEQPRHAHHPSAGHGANAGLSPSPSAILERRDVKPDEEVSAKNMALMKNESLYADPYSLMHEGRLSIASTQSLAAIGDPFSFPVSSGLYRRGSVRSLSTYSAAALQGDLEDSLYKPGGSLYADTYSSATLGMGFRMPSSSPQKIPDMQLRDRDSYSSSPSRASPVRQTFRKDSASSSVFVESPKSRPSSSSEPLCLTAGPGDGGRATPGFGSSMSGQDCDSSRDHRLERMEAMEKQIASLTGLVQSVLTRAPDSDSTCGLLRLCMMAGCPPDQGTEFSRPLPFSSSEKTETNSDGSATGTGRLKQKAHTPSAPLALMPPPPSNTTQVNSVSHLQMQLHLHGLQQNATDLRKQLTQLRKTQLENQDSVRTLLKRTEAELNVRVADALRKQEDPLQRQRLLVEEERLKYLNEEELIIQQLHDLEKSVEEIQKESSVNHKLVTVQELEEKATVLRKLGETLTELKNQFPGLQSKMRVVLRVEVEAVKFLKEEPHRLDALLKRCKTITDTLTNMRKQANEGVWKKQEDFSSPSAKHNDLRKFSDFDIPTSPPLTINDLGGGNSLSNWSPHSSLSRGHGNPSSHHKDNHPPVPHKGKALEELERRAAADKALSVEVRLAAERDWEEKRASLTQYSAQDINRLLEETQAELMKAIPDLDFAAKQIKPSSNTPSCQTPQCGAGTQEHRANKPQHKLSGREGGSRRGSDELTVPRYRTEKPSKSPPPPPPRRSFPSSPGITTRSGEPLIPGKCIKKSESEETEGQKPHVKLRRAVSENPRPASTPPTLASGDKEEGEEEKIAAELELFERASLRLALSPPLSLPVSPRSRKSVPPCRLDLWPPEAPGTEGRRLSDVPHIVLKECLPASPTTSEDPPRDLANYPLEEIPSRDWTGHYTVYQTHISKERDSYGSPPRREREQCCFKEDMELKQEAGLLVTELEVRVVSPLEVQELSRIAGESLQTLTISPQTKEVSEIQLSDRPLLMLLREEKTVREAYRLLHSLLESSKPVPKPRIKSSLHLGQQSSLVEALRRGIETGDRVLTLKHNTEMKTIPGVQQNSVNCALQSSGSSHFMDSLENQGQRKKREDIRRSTYRRLDSLEETIRELENTLIEISGHPTAERLYTETTTKSTPVQMSGCPTSETKKPPVPPKPSSLGPAAIQGGNSSSVGKVLHSSAASKLKHLQQNSTDKNKSGKREDFLKIQGQQQ from the exons AGTCGCAGCCCACGGCATTCCCAGTCTACCCAGTCTGGGCTTGCCGACCAGGCCGCAAAGCTGTCCTTTGCCTCCGCTGAATCCTTGGAGACCATGTCAGAAGCCGACATCCCCCTTGGATTTAACCGGATGAACCGATTTCGCCAGAGCCTGCCGCTGTCCCGCTCTGCCAGCCAGAATAAGCTACGATCTCCAG ATGAATATTCAG GCGTGCTGTTCCTGCAGTACGGAGATGAGACACGTCGGGTGCACATCACCCATGAGCTGAGCAGCATTGACACGCTGCACGCTCTCATCGTGCACATGTTCCCTCAGAAGTTGACAGCAGGTATGCTGAAGTCCCCCAACACGGCCATCTTGATCAAGGATGAGGCCCGCAATGTCTTCTATGAGCTGGAAGACGTCCGGGACATCCAGGACCGCAGCATCATCAAGATTTTCCGCAAAGAGCCCATTTATGCCTCCTACCCTGCTGCTGCACACCTGGCTAACGGAGACCTGAGG agggagaTGGTGTACTCCTCTCGTGACTCCTCCCCAACTCGCCGCCTCAACACCCTCCCATCCTCTACGGCCTCAGCGTCCTCTGGCTCTCCATCCCGCTCACGCCTCTCCTACAGTGGGGGCCGTCCTCCTTCTTTTGCTGGGTCCCATCCCCAGCATGAACAGCCCCGACATGCCCACCATCCCTCAGCTGGCCACGGTGCCAATGCAGGCCTGTCTCCCTCACCCAGCGCCATCCTGGAGCGTCGCGATGTTAAGCCTGACGAAGAAGTTTCTGCAAAAAACATGGCCCTGATGAAGAACGAATCGCTGTACGCAGATCCCTACAGCCTGATGCACGAGGGTCGCCTCAGCATCGCCTCCACCCAGTCATTAGCTGCCATCGGAGACCCCTTTAGCTTCCCTGTTTCCAGTGGCCTGTACCGTCGTGGCTCTGTGCGCTCACTTAGCACCTACTCAGCCGCTGCTCTTCAGGGGGACTTGGAGGACTCCCTCTACAAGCCTGGAGGTTCGCTCTATGCTGACACATACTCCTCAGCCACGCTGGGCATGGGTTTTCGCATGCCGTCCTCATCCCCGCAGAAAATCCCTGACATGCAGCTCAGGGACAGGGACTCGTATTCCAGCTCACCCAGCAGAGCCTCACCTGTCAGGCAGACTTTCCGCAAGGACTCAGCTTCCTCCTCTGTGTTTGTGGAGAGCCCAAAGTCAAGGCCCAGCTCCAGTTCAGAGCCTCTGTGTCTGACAGCTGGGCCTGGGGATGGTGGCAGGGCCACGCCTGGTTTTGGTTCCTCAATGTCTGGACAAGACTGTGACAGCAGCAG GGATCATCGTCTGGAGCGTATGGAGGCAATGGAGAAGCAGATAGCCAGCCTTACTGGCTTGGTCCAGAGTGTGCTGACCAGAGCACCAGACAGTGACAGCAC ATGCGGCCTGCTGCGTCTCTGCATGATGGCGGGCTGCCCTCCGGACCAAGGGACGGAGTTCTCACGGCCATTACCTTTCTCTTCCAGCGAGAAGACCGAAACCAACAGCGACGGCTCCGCCACTGGAA CTGGACGGCTGAAGCAGAAAG CTCATACACCGTCTGCACCTCTAGCTCTGATGCCGCCGCCACCTTCTAACACAACCCAGGTGAACAGCGTTAGCCACTTGCAGATGCAGCTCCACCTGCACGGTCTGCAGCAAAATGCCACCGATCTACGCAAACAGCTCACCCAGCTACGCAAGACACAG CTGGAGAACCAGGATTCGGTACGAACTCTGTTGAAGCGGACAGAAGCGGAGCTGAACGTGCGCGTAGCTGATGCTCTGAGGAAGCAGGAGGACCCTCTACAGAGACAGCGCCTcctggtggaggaggagagactcAAGTACCTCAATGAGGAGGAGCTCATCATCCAGCAACTCCA CGACCTGGAGAAGTCAGTGGAGGAGATCCAGAAGGAGTCGTCTGTCAACCACAAGCTGGTGACAGtgcaggagctggaggagaaggCCACTGTTCTGAGAAAACTGGGAGAAACACTCACAGAACTGAAAA ATCAGTTCCCAGGCCTGCAGAGTAAGATGCGGGTGGTGCTCAGGGTGGAGGTGGAGGCCGTCAAATTCCTGAAAGAAGAGCCACACAGGCTTGATGCCCTGTTAAAACGCTGCAAGACTATAACTGACACCCTCACCAACATGCGCAA ACAAGCGAATGAGGGGGTGTGGAAGAAGCAGGAGGACTTCTCTAGTCCTTCAGCAAAGCACAATGATTTGCGAAAGTTTTCAGACTTTGACATCCCCACCAGCCCGCCACTCACCATCAATGACCTTGGGGGAGGCAATAGCCTGTCCAACTGGAGCCCCCACTCCAGCCTCAGCCGTGGCCACGGGAACCCGTCCAGCCATCACAAGGACAATCATCCTCCTGTTCCCCACAAGGGCAAAgccctggaggagctggaacgCCGGGCAGCTGCTGACAAAGCTTTGTCCGTGGAGGTCCGACTG GCAGCAGAGCGGGACTGGGAGGAGAAGCGGGCCAGTCTGACCCAATACAGTGCCCAGGACATCAACCGATTGCTGGAGGAGACTCAGGCTGAGTTAATGAAAGCAATTCCAGACCTGGATTTTGCTGCCAAGCAAATCAAGCCCTCCTCCAACACACCATCCTGCCAGACCCCCCAATGTGGGGCAGGTACCCAAGAGCACCGCGCCAACAAGCCCCAGCACAAGCTTTCtggaagagagggaggatcCAGGCGTGGCTCTG ATGAGCTGACAGTACCACGGTATCGCACAGAGAAGCCCTCCAAgtctcctccccctccaccacctaGACGCAGTTTCCCTTCTTCTCCAGGCATAACCACCCGCAGTGGAGAGCCCCTCATTCCTGGAAAATGTATAaag AAGTCCGAATCTGAAGAGACTGAAGGCCAGAAGCCTCATGTTAAACTGAGGAGGGCTGTGTCTGAAAACCCTCGTCCTGCATCTACACCCCCCACACTTGCCTCTGGGGacaaggaggaaggagaggaggagaaaattgCTGCCGAATTGGAG CTGTTTGAGAGAGCCTCGCTCAGGCTCGCTCTTTCCCCTCCCCTTTCCCTGCCCGTTAGCCCTCGCAGCAGGAAAAGTGTACCCCCCTGCAGACTGGACCTGTGGCCCCCTGAGGCCCCAGGCACCGAG GGAAGGCGCTTGTCTGATGTCCCCCACATTGTGCTGAAAGAGTGTTTGCCGGCTTCACCCACTACCTCAGAGGATCCTCCCAGAGATTTGGCAAATTACCCTCTAGAAGAGATTCCATCTCGAGATTGGACCGGTCATTACACTGTCTACCAGACTCACATTTCAAAAGAAAGGGATTCATATGGAAGCCCTCCTCGTCGAGAGCGAGAACAGTGTTGTTTTAAAGAAGATATGGAATTAAAACAAGAAGCTGGCCTGCTGGTGACAGAGCTGGAGGTGAGGGTGGTGTCTCCCCTTGAGGTCCAGGAGCTCAGCAGAATTGCAGGAGAATCTCTGCAGACTCTGACCATCTCACCACAGACTAAAGAAGTCTCTGAGATCCAGCTGAGTGACAGGCCTCTCCTAATGCTCCTTAGAGAGGAAAAAACAGTCAGGGAGGCCTACAGGCTGCTACATTCCCTTTTGGAGTCATCCAAGCCAGTGCCCAAACCCAGAATAAAATCATCCCTCCACTTGGGCCAGCAGAGCTCTCTAGTGGAGGCTCTGAGGAGAGGGATAGAGACTGGAGACAGGGTGCTGACACTTAAGCACAACACTGAAATGAAGACGATTCCTGGGGTACAGCAGAATTCAGTAAACTGTGCTCTTCAGTCAAGTGGGTCATCTCACTTTATGGACAGTCTAGAAAACCAGGgccagaggaaaaaaagagaagatatCCGACGCAGCACCTACAGGAGGCTGGACAGCTTAGAGGAGACTATCCGTGAGCTGGAGAACACCTTGATAGAGATCAGTGGCCATCCAACTGCAGAGCGGCTCTACACTGAGACGACCACCAAAAGCACTCCTGTACAGATGTCAGGTTGTCCGACCTCAGAGACCAAGAAGCCACCAGTTCCACCCAAGCCGTCCTCTTTGGGCCCAGCAGCAATCCAG ggAGGGAATAGTTCTAGTGTTGGTAAGGTTCTCCACTCCTCGGCTGCCTCCAAACTGAAGCACCTGCAGCAGAACAGCACAGACAAGAATAAAAGTGGCAAACGAGAGGATTTCCTGAAGATCCAGGGCCAGCAG CAGTGA